A genome region from Arachis duranensis cultivar V14167 chromosome 6, aradu.V14167.gnm2.J7QH, whole genome shotgun sequence includes the following:
- the LOC127748538 gene encoding uncharacterized protein LOC127748538 produces MVTCQSINWWLWAAGLSSTPWIWCPPQWGQRGSHFGHPTAYDYQHRGPYPSHNQPYPPAPYRNYPQHMAPRSGYGSGWEQRPHRAILEDPLCGGDNISLGKVSYVTCISKKSDDNGMLD; encoded by the exons CCTGTCAGAGCATCAACTGGTGGTTATGGGCAGCAGGGCTATCGTCCACCCCATGGATCTGGTGCCCTCCCCAGTGGGGGCAACGAGGTTCTCATTTTGGCCACCCAACAGCATATGATTATCAGCATCGTGGTCCATATCCTTCTCATAATCAACCTTATCCTCCTGCACCGTATCGAAATTATCCTCAACATATGGCCCCTAGGAGCGGCTATGGTTCTGGTTGGGAGCAAAGGCCTCACCGTG CAATTCTCGAAGATCCTTTATGCGGTGGTGATAATATCTCTCTTGGTAAGGTCTCTTATGTGACTTGTATATCTAAAAAATCTGATGATAATGGCATGTTAGACTGA